A single region of the Streptomyces sp. ITFR-16 genome encodes:
- a CDS encoding M23 family metallopeptidase: MASNKPAPESPSRFVPEYSHDFTAGPGTAFGPDHGSDYGTDRGSDFGNGFRADEAEADRAWEEWNPTEESVRPVRGKHRVAKQRNGLARSSTVLGVGVIAAVGAGGMATAQSKPPVSISLPDSIADNLPDAKSLPGVSALFSGESDAGKPETATASAPLTTAGITTAEAEQGTTDAGEALRARILQQAEQQQGAADAEAKAAEEKAAAEKAAAEAKKQQDAAEAKVAAEKKKAAEEAKKKAEALRLAKLAASYSLPTTSYTITSTFGEAGSMWSSGYHTGLDFAAPTGTPIKAIHSGTIKSAGYSGSYGYRTVLELEDGTELWFCHQSSIDVAVGQKVTTGDTIGRVGATGNVTGPHLHLEVHTPDGTGIDPMAWLRARGLTV; the protein is encoded by the coding sequence GTGGCGTCCAACAAGCCTGCCCCCGAATCACCCTCCCGGTTCGTGCCCGAGTACAGCCATGACTTCACGGCCGGGCCCGGCACCGCGTTCGGTCCTGATCACGGGAGCGACTACGGCACCGATCGGGGCAGCGACTTCGGCAACGGCTTCCGCGCCGACGAGGCCGAGGCCGACCGGGCCTGGGAGGAATGGAATCCCACCGAGGAGTCCGTCCGTCCCGTGCGCGGCAAGCACCGCGTCGCCAAGCAGCGCAATGGTCTGGCCCGCAGCTCCACCGTCCTCGGCGTCGGTGTCATCGCGGCCGTCGGTGCGGGTGGCATGGCCACCGCGCAGAGCAAGCCGCCGGTCTCCATCTCTCTTCCCGATTCCATCGCGGACAATCTCCCCGACGCCAAGTCCCTCCCGGGCGTGAGCGCGTTGTTCTCGGGCGAGTCCGACGCCGGGAAGCCCGAGACCGCGACCGCCTCCGCCCCCCTGACCACCGCCGGCATCACCACCGCCGAGGCCGAGCAGGGCACCACGGACGCCGGTGAGGCGCTCCGCGCCCGCATCCTCCAGCAGGCCGAGCAGCAGCAGGGCGCCGCCGACGCCGAGGCCAAGGCGGCCGAGGAGAAGGCCGCCGCGGAGAAGGCGGCCGCCGAGGCGAAGAAGCAGCAGGACGCCGCCGAGGCCAAGGTCGCCGCCGAGAAGAAGAAGGCGGCCGAGGAGGCCAAGAAGAAGGCCGAGGCGCTGCGGCTGGCCAAGCTCGCCGCCAGCTACTCGCTGCCCACCACCTCGTACACGATCACCTCGACGTTCGGCGAGGCCGGTTCGATGTGGTCCTCCGGCTATCACACGGGCCTCGACTTCGCGGCGCCGACCGGTACGCCGATCAAGGCCATCCACAGCGGCACGATCAAGTCGGCCGGCTACTCGGGCTCGTACGGCTACCGCACGGTCCTGGAGCTGGAGGACGGCACGGAGCTGTGGTTCTGCCACCAGTCCTCGATCGATGTCGCGGTCGGCCAGAAGGTCACCACCGGCGACACCATCGGACGCGTCGGCGCGACCGGCAACGTGACCGGACCCCACCTCCACCTGGAGGTCCACACCCCCGACGGCACGGGCATCGACCCGATGGCCTGGCTGCGCGCCCGGGGCCTCACGGTCTGA